From one Luteolibacter sp. SL250 genomic stretch:
- a CDS encoding Ku protein, which translates to MARSIWKGSIAFGLVNIPVGLSTAEVRPDIQLHMVDSKNHARIRYERVNADSGEEVPWDRMVRGYEHDDGKFILLTDEDLEAVQPKLTKTIEITDFVPLKDIDPLLFDKPYYLEPEKRGRKAYALLREALRKSGKAGISRVVIRTREYLSAMFVREDALILMLLRFPQEIKAASKLDLPSSGAKEYQPAKREMELAEKLIGEMSGKWKPDSYHDEYREALMDFIENKISSGKSVDDVKDGGEDDEEEEDGKVLNLADYLERSVKSKTGGAKKATTRTAKKTPAKKAHAKKTTTKHAKKAASKKAKRSA; encoded by the coding sequence ATGGCCCGTTCAATCTGGAAAGGCTCCATCGCATTCGGTCTGGTGAACATCCCCGTCGGACTCTCCACCGCGGAGGTCCGGCCGGACATCCAGCTCCACATGGTGGACAGCAAGAACCACGCCCGCATCCGCTATGAACGGGTGAACGCGGACTCCGGCGAGGAGGTGCCGTGGGACCGCATGGTGCGCGGCTATGAACATGACGACGGAAAGTTCATCCTGCTGACGGACGAGGACCTGGAGGCCGTGCAGCCGAAACTGACGAAGACCATCGAGATCACCGACTTCGTGCCACTGAAGGACATCGATCCCCTGTTGTTCGACAAGCCCTACTACCTGGAGCCGGAGAAGCGCGGGCGGAAGGCATACGCCCTCCTGCGCGAGGCGCTCCGGAAGTCCGGCAAGGCGGGCATCTCCCGCGTGGTCATCCGCACCCGCGAGTATCTTTCCGCCATGTTCGTCCGGGAGGACGCGCTCATCCTCATGCTGCTGCGCTTTCCCCAGGAGATCAAGGCGGCCTCGAAGCTGGATCTCCCGTCCTCCGGCGCGAAGGAGTACCAGCCCGCGAAGCGGGAGATGGAATTGGCTGAAAAGCTCATCGGCGAAATGAGCGGAAAGTGGAAGCCGGACTCCTACCACGACGAATACCGGGAGGCGCTGATGGACTTCATCGAGAACAAGATCAGCTCCGGCAAATCCGTCGATGATGTGAAGGACGGCGGCGAGGACGACGAGGAGGAGGAAGATGGAAAGGTGCTGAACCTGGCGGACTACCTGGAACGCAGCGTGAAGTCGAAAACCGGCGGCGCGAAAAAAGCGACCACGAGGACCGCGAAGAAGACTCCGGCAAAGAAGGCCCACGCGAAGAAAACCACCACCAAGCATGCCAAAAAAGCCGCCAGCAAGAAAGCGAAGCGTAGCGCTTGA
- a CDS encoding SGNH/GDSL hydrolase family protein encodes MKPALFPIAAIICSSVCHAEIPETSARGGLPNVLAKLDAGEPVRVAYLGGSITEAAGWRVLSLEWLREKYPKAGVEEINATFSGTNSAFGAFRLGREVVAKKPDLLFVEFVMNDGSTDPQRTSRAMEGIVRQLWTAAPAADICFVYTVGKSTLPLYQAGSRPPAVEAMEKVADHYGVPSIDFGPAVAELEKSGKLTFTAPLPSAPAADGKIIFSGDGVHPHVETGHPLYLAAIQRSWPAISAAAKSAAPHQLPAPLDAASWQRAALLPMKGLARRGNWRELAADAPPMKSAGSRAPLMWCGEKPGDAIEFSFIGTCFGLYSLKGPDCGTFRVTVDSLPPVEAAKFDSFCVADRWRVSPWIYPQDLPDGVHRVRIEMTGTAPDKKAVLKDHFAKLPPDQRDGTRLYVSDVMVIGAAER; translated from the coding sequence ATGAAACCCGCACTCTTTCCCATCGCTGCCATCATCTGCTCCTCCGTCTGCCATGCAGAGATCCCGGAAACCAGCGCGCGCGGTGGCCTGCCGAACGTGCTGGCAAAGCTCGACGCGGGTGAGCCCGTCCGCGTCGCCTATCTGGGTGGCAGCATCACGGAGGCGGCGGGTTGGCGGGTGTTGTCGCTGGAGTGGCTGCGGGAGAAATACCCGAAGGCCGGCGTGGAGGAGATCAACGCTACTTTTTCCGGGACGAACTCCGCGTTCGGGGCCTTCCGGCTGGGGCGCGAGGTGGTGGCTAAGAAGCCCGACCTGCTGTTCGTGGAGTTCGTGATGAATGACGGCTCGACGGACCCGCAGCGGACCAGCCGTGCCATGGAGGGCATCGTCCGCCAGTTGTGGACGGCGGCTCCGGCGGCGGACATCTGCTTTGTCTACACCGTCGGAAAAAGCACGCTGCCCCTCTACCAGGCCGGCAGCCGCCCACCGGCGGTGGAGGCCATGGAAAAGGTGGCGGACCACTATGGCGTGCCGTCCATCGACTTCGGGCCTGCGGTCGCGGAGCTGGAAAAGTCCGGCAAGCTCACCTTCACCGCTCCCCTGCCCTCCGCACCAGCGGCGGACGGGAAGATCATCTTTTCCGGTGATGGCGTGCATCCTCACGTGGAGACCGGCCACCCGCTCTATCTGGCCGCCATCCAGCGATCATGGCCCGCCATTTCCGCCGCCGCGAAATCCGCAGCCCCCCACCAGCTCCCCGCACCGCTCGATGCCGCATCATGGCAGCGGGCCGCATTGCTCCCCATGAAGGGGCTCGCCCGGCGGGGCAACTGGCGGGAACTGGCTGCGGATGCGCCACCCATGAAATCCGCAGGCTCCCGCGCACCGCTCATGTGGTGCGGGGAAAAGCCCGGCGACGCCATCGAGTTCAGTTTCATCGGCACCTGCTTCGGCCTTTACTCGCTGAAAGGCCCGGACTGCGGGACATTCCGCGTGACGGTGGACTCCCTGCCTCCGGTGGAGGCGGCGAAGTTCGACAGCTTCTGCGTGGCGGACCGCTGGCGCGTCAGCCCATGGATCTACCCGCAAGACCTGCCCGACGGCGTCCACCGCGTGCGCATCGAGATGACAGGTACCGCTCCGGACAAAAAAGCGGTGCTGAAGGACCATTTCGCAAAGCTGCCGCCGGACCAACGCGATGGCACGCGCCTCTACGTGAGCGACGTCATGGTCATCGGCGCCGCAGAGCGCTGA
- the ligD gene encoding DNA ligase D gives MPKKPPARKRSVALEKYHAKRDFTKTREPTTGRRSKDRRLFVVQEHHARSHHFDFRLEMDGTLASWAVPKGIPEDPEEKRLAVHVEDHPIGYADFEGNIPEGNYGAGHVAIWDRGTWEPLHRNWRKEYEQGKLEFALNGSRLAGAYVLVRMKEEPNWLMRKIVKEGLPLPDLEKETPGFISPQLAKVVPAVPAGKEWLHEIKLDGYRLIAVRKKKEVRLFTRTGLDWTDRFGPLAKDLSKLPGGDFILDGEAVVHDGKGRTRFGALQEALKTAEGKGIVFVAFDILHADGVNLRPLPLVERLKHLEKLIPGDTGVVRRSNTWPGPDGPALFKEACKLGLEGIISKRAGGRYHAGLRRDWVKSKSRPRQEFVICGYTPPKGSCPAFGALVLGSFDGGKLIPRGKVGTGFTDGRRRELLQRMKPLAKDKPPFLFPEKHVTWIRPELVAEIEFAELTADGSIRQGSFISLREDKAAVDVHLDAIQKATADAGDLNIMNITITHPERVVFPDDGITKLEVARFYERVGKLMLPYVRNRPLAILRAPDSIGGQVFFQKSFKTHVPDHVHTKTLEDGTEIFYVKDLKGIISLAQFGMVEIHPWGAAFPNLDKPDQIIWDLDPDSAVPWKETLGAAFLLRDFLAERGLETMVKTSGGKGLHVILPLKRVHGWDVIKPFSKAVAGAIAEFNPKRFVVTASKQKRSGKIYIDWLRNGKGATCVVPWGLRARATAPVSTPVNWDDLADVAQTGFHINEPFSLPEDWKGIKPQSVTKKHMAEFGL, from the coding sequence ATGCCAAAAAAGCCGCCAGCAAGAAAGCGAAGCGTAGCGCTTGAGAAATACCACGCGAAGCGGGACTTCACGAAGACCCGCGAGCCGACCACCGGCAGGCGGTCAAAGGACAGGCGGCTGTTCGTGGTGCAGGAGCACCATGCGCGCTCGCACCATTTCGACTTCCGTCTGGAGATGGATGGCACGCTCGCCAGTTGGGCCGTGCCGAAGGGCATTCCGGAAGATCCTGAGGAGAAGCGGCTGGCCGTGCATGTGGAGGACCACCCCATCGGCTACGCGGACTTCGAGGGCAACATCCCGGAGGGCAACTACGGCGCGGGACACGTGGCCATCTGGGACCGTGGAACGTGGGAGCCGCTGCACCGCAACTGGCGGAAGGAGTATGAACAGGGAAAGCTGGAGTTCGCCCTAAACGGCAGCCGCCTCGCCGGTGCCTATGTGCTGGTGCGGATGAAGGAAGAGCCGAACTGGCTGATGCGGAAGATCGTGAAGGAAGGCCTCCCGCTGCCGGATCTGGAAAAGGAGACCCCCGGCTTCATCTCACCGCAGCTCGCGAAGGTGGTGCCCGCCGTACCCGCCGGAAAGGAATGGCTGCATGAGATCAAGCTGGACGGCTACCGCCTGATCGCGGTGCGGAAGAAGAAAGAGGTCCGCCTTTTCACGCGCACCGGCTTGGACTGGACGGATCGCTTCGGACCGCTGGCGAAGGATCTCTCAAAGTTGCCTGGCGGAGATTTCATCCTCGATGGAGAGGCCGTCGTGCATGACGGGAAGGGCCGGACCCGCTTCGGTGCATTACAGGAGGCCCTGAAGACAGCGGAGGGAAAAGGCATCGTCTTCGTCGCCTTCGACATCCTGCATGCGGATGGCGTGAACCTGCGCCCGCTGCCGCTGGTGGAACGGCTGAAGCATCTGGAGAAGCTCATCCCCGGTGACACGGGAGTGGTCCGCCGCTCAAACACATGGCCCGGGCCGGATGGTCCCGCGTTGTTCAAGGAGGCGTGCAAGTTGGGGCTGGAGGGCATCATCAGCAAGCGCGCCGGCGGACGCTACCACGCCGGCCTGCGGCGGGACTGGGTGAAGTCGAAATCGCGCCCACGGCAGGAGTTCGTCATCTGCGGATACACGCCGCCGAAGGGATCATGCCCCGCGTTCGGCGCGCTGGTGCTGGGATCCTTCGACGGCGGCAAACTGATCCCCCGAGGCAAGGTCGGCACCGGCTTCACCGATGGACGACGCCGCGAACTGCTGCAGCGGATGAAGCCGCTGGCGAAGGACAAGCCCCCATTTCTTTTCCCCGAGAAGCACGTGACCTGGATCCGTCCGGAACTGGTGGCGGAGATCGAGTTCGCGGAACTCACCGCCGACGGCTCCATCCGCCAGGGCAGCTTCATTTCCCTCCGCGAGGACAAGGCCGCCGTGGACGTCCATCTGGATGCCATCCAGAAAGCCACCGCGGATGCCGGGGATCTCAATATCATGAACATCACCATCACCCATCCGGAGCGCGTGGTCTTTCCCGACGACGGCATCACGAAGCTGGAGGTCGCGCGGTTCTACGAGCGGGTCGGAAAACTGATGCTGCCCTACGTGCGGAATCGCCCGCTGGCCATCCTGCGCGCGCCGGATAGCATCGGCGGGCAGGTGTTCTTCCAGAAGAGTTTCAAGACGCACGTGCCGGATCATGTGCACACGAAAACGCTGGAGGATGGGACGGAGATCTTCTACGTGAAGGATCTGAAGGGGATCATCTCGCTCGCGCAGTTCGGGATGGTGGAGATCCACCCGTGGGGTGCGGCGTTCCCGAACCTCGACAAGCCGGACCAGATCATCTGGGACCTGGACCCGGACAGCGCGGTGCCTTGGAAGGAAACGCTCGGTGCGGCCTTCCTGCTGCGGGATTTCCTCGCGGAGCGCGGGCTGGAAACGATGGTGAAAACCTCCGGCGGCAAAGGCCTGCATGTCATCCTGCCGCTGAAGCGCGTGCATGGATGGGACGTGATCAAGCCTTTCTCGAAAGCTGTTGCCGGTGCCATCGCGGAGTTCAACCCGAAGCGCTTCGTCGTCACCGCCAGCAAACAGAAACGGTCGGGAAAAATCTACATCGACTGGCTGCGGAATGGCAAGGGAGCGACCTGCGTGGTGCCCTGGGGCCTGCGGGCCAGGGCGACCGCCCCGGTTTCCACTCCGGTGAACTGGGATGATCTCGCGGACGTGGCGCAGACCGGCTTCCACATCAACGAGCCGTTCTCACTGCCGGAAGACTGGAAGGGCATCAAGCCGCAGTCCGTGACGAAGAAACACATGGCGGAGTTCGGGCTGTAG
- the xylA gene encoding xylose isomerase, with translation MSYFPGIPKIQFEGPSSKNPFAFKHYNPDELVEGKTMRDHMRFAAAYWHVMRNGLGDPFGGGTALMPWDDQSDSVENAIKRADVFFEFLDKMDIGYYCFHDRDIAPELNNLAKSNEALEKVTDHLLQLQQSTGKKLLWGTACLFSHPRYAHGAGTSPNAEVFAYGAAQVKAALDATLKLGGEGYVFWGGREGYATLLNTDMKRELDHLAALLHLAVDYAKKIGFTGQFYIEPKPREPSTHQYDSDAAACLNFLREYGLMDHLKLNLETNHATLAGHTMLHEMTVAAAAGALGSIDANQGDELIGWDTDQFPTDIYLTTSIMLKLLESGGFTTGGLNFDAKRRRESHEPEDLFHAHIGGMDAFARGLKSAAAIRADGRLEEFVTKRYASWNEGIGAKVETKAISLEEISAHVLSQPEPKLASGRQEMLENLVNEFI, from the coding sequence ATGTCCTATTTTCCCGGCATTCCGAAAATCCAGTTCGAAGGCCCGTCCTCGAAGAACCCTTTCGCCTTCAAGCACTACAATCCCGACGAACTCGTCGAGGGCAAGACGATGCGCGACCACATGCGGTTCGCAGCCGCCTACTGGCACGTCATGCGCAATGGTCTGGGTGATCCCTTCGGTGGTGGCACCGCCCTCATGCCATGGGACGACCAGTCGGACTCCGTGGAGAACGCGATCAAGCGCGCGGACGTGTTCTTCGAGTTCCTCGACAAAATGGACATCGGTTACTACTGCTTTCACGACCGCGACATCGCGCCGGAACTGAACAACCTGGCGAAGTCGAACGAGGCGCTGGAGAAGGTCACCGACCACCTGCTCCAGCTCCAGCAGTCCACCGGGAAGAAACTCCTCTGGGGCACCGCCTGCCTTTTCTCCCACCCACGCTACGCGCACGGCGCGGGCACTTCACCGAATGCGGAGGTCTTTGCCTATGGTGCCGCGCAGGTGAAAGCCGCGCTCGACGCCACGCTGAAGCTCGGCGGTGAGGGTTACGTTTTCTGGGGTGGCCGGGAGGGCTACGCCACCCTGCTCAACACGGACATGAAGCGGGAACTGGATCACCTCGCCGCACTGCTCCACCTCGCCGTGGACTATGCGAAGAAGATCGGCTTCACCGGCCAATTCTACATCGAGCCGAAGCCCCGCGAACCCTCCACCCACCAGTATGACTCCGATGCGGCGGCGTGCCTGAACTTCCTCCGCGAATACGGCCTGATGGACCACCTCAAGCTGAACCTGGAGACGAACCACGCCACGCTGGCTGGTCACACCATGCTGCATGAGATGACCGTCGCGGCAGCAGCGGGCGCGCTCGGCTCCATCGACGCGAACCAGGGTGACGAACTCATCGGCTGGGACACCGACCAGTTCCCGACCGACATCTACCTCACCACCTCCATCATGCTGAAGCTGCTGGAAAGCGGCGGTTTCACCACCGGCGGCCTCAACTTCGACGCGAAACGCCGCCGCGAATCCCACGAGCCGGAGGACCTCTTCCACGCCCACATCGGTGGCATGGATGCCTTCGCCCGTGGCCTGAAATCCGCCGCCGCCATCCGTGCGGACGGACGGCTGGAGGAGTTCGTCACCAAGCGCTACGCCTCCTGGAACGAAGGCATCGGTGCGAAGGTGGAAACCAAGGCCATCAGCCTGGAGGAGATCTCCGCCCACGTCCTCAGCCAACCGGAGCCGAAGCTGGCCTCCGGTCGCCAGGAGATGCTGGAGAACCTGGTGAACGAGTTCATCTGA
- a CDS encoding glutathionylspermidine synthase family protein, with translation MRDIRLDTRLPRHNWKQRVEEAGLTWHGADGLPYWTEDRHLVMTLQAAETLEAAANEMHAMCLHACSEIVTRGWLDRLSLPEEAARLAEASWRMEDSYLYGRFDFAWDGNGQPKLLEYNADTPTSLLEAAVVQWQWLEDVAPEGDQLNSIHEALIEQWKQERAELIHFACVWENEEDRQTIAYLAETAEQAGKQVELMDMGEIGLSPEGRFTDTRERPIERIFKLYPWEWMAKEDFFGEVALERDRFLEPAWKMMLSNKALLAILWELNPGHDLLLPAFLDERGLRAAGVTRWVEKPLFGREGAGVNILHHGRIVTSGIPHQGQEPRVYQQHMDLFNAGGLHFVWGLWMIGDECRGLSARGDTSAVTGNLSRFVPHRIEG, from the coding sequence ATGAGAGACATCCGACTTGATACCCGGCTCCCCCGCCACAACTGGAAGCAACGGGTGGAGGAAGCGGGCCTCACCTGGCATGGCGCCGACGGCCTGCCCTACTGGACGGAGGATCGCCATCTGGTGATGACCCTGCAGGCGGCGGAGACGCTGGAGGCGGCCGCCAATGAGATGCACGCCATGTGCCTGCATGCCTGTTCGGAGATCGTCACCCGCGGTTGGCTCGACCGCCTTTCCCTGCCGGAGGAGGCCGCCCGTCTGGCGGAGGCGTCCTGGCGGATGGAGGACTCCTACCTTTACGGCCGGTTCGACTTCGCGTGGGACGGCAATGGCCAGCCGAAGCTGCTGGAGTACAATGCCGATACCCCCACTTCCCTGCTGGAAGCAGCCGTCGTCCAGTGGCAGTGGCTGGAGGATGTGGCTCCGGAAGGCGACCAGCTCAACTCCATCCATGAAGCCCTCATCGAGCAGTGGAAGCAGGAACGCGCGGAGCTGATCCACTTTGCCTGCGTCTGGGAGAACGAGGAGGACCGCCAGACCATCGCCTACCTGGCGGAGACCGCGGAGCAGGCGGGCAAGCAGGTGGAGCTGATGGACATGGGCGAGATCGGCCTGTCACCTGAGGGACGCTTCACGGACACCCGGGAGCGCCCCATCGAGCGGATCTTCAAGCTCTACCCGTGGGAGTGGATGGCGAAGGAGGATTTCTTCGGGGAGGTGGCGCTGGAGCGCGACCGCTTCCTGGAACCCGCCTGGAAGATGATGCTCTCCAACAAGGCGCTGCTCGCCATCCTCTGGGAGCTGAATCCCGGCCATGACCTGCTCCTTCCCGCCTTCCTGGATGAACGCGGGCTGCGTGCCGCCGGCGTCACCCGCTGGGTGGAGAAGCCGCTTTTCGGCCGCGAGGGCGCGGGAGTGAACATCCTCCACCACGGACGCATCGTCACCTCCGGCATCCCTCACCAGGGACAGGAGCCGCGCGTCTACCAACAGCACATGGATCTCTTCAATGCAGGCGGCCTCCATTTCGTGTGGGGCCTGTGGATGATTGGCGACGAATGCCGTGGCCTCTCCGCACGCGGTGATACCTCCGCCGTCACGGGAAATCTCAGTCGGTTTGTTCCGCACCGCATCGAGGGGTAG
- a CDS encoding YihY/virulence factor BrkB family protein — MKELWITLRRTGEEFFDDHVPRLSAALAYYSIFSLAPLLLIAVSIAGIFFGDDAANGVLDDQLKSSMGETAAATVQEMLANTRKPADNLLATLTGLVLLVIGAGGVFGQLQDALNTVWGISPKPGRGVKSVLKDRFLSFSMVLGIGFLLLTSLALSAFLQGASDLVARVLPLHPLFWNGLSAILSFFVITALFAAILKILPDAEIGWRDVVGGAVFTSVLFSLGKFALGWYLGREATSSSYGSAGSLVLILLWVYYSSTILLLGAEFTQVHASLRGRRIRPSSGAVRKGKLPPE; from the coding sequence ATGAAGGAACTCTGGATCACCCTGCGCCGGACGGGCGAGGAGTTCTTTGACGATCATGTACCCAGGCTGAGCGCCGCGCTGGCCTACTATTCCATCTTCTCCCTGGCACCACTGCTGCTCATCGCCGTATCGATCGCCGGGATCTTCTTCGGTGACGATGCGGCGAACGGCGTGTTGGATGATCAGTTGAAATCCAGCATGGGGGAAACGGCCGCGGCCACGGTCCAGGAGATGTTGGCGAATACGCGGAAGCCCGCGGACAATCTTCTTGCCACCCTCACCGGGCTGGTGCTGCTGGTCATCGGCGCGGGAGGTGTGTTCGGCCAGCTCCAGGATGCGCTCAACACGGTGTGGGGCATCTCGCCGAAGCCGGGGCGCGGCGTGAAAAGCGTCCTGAAGGACCGCTTCCTCTCGTTCTCCATGGTGCTGGGCATCGGCTTTCTCCTCCTCACCTCCCTGGCGCTGTCCGCGTTCCTTCAGGGAGCCAGCGATCTGGTCGCGCGCGTGCTGCCACTGCATCCGCTGTTCTGGAACGGCCTGAGCGCCATCCTTTCCTTTTTCGTGATCACCGCGCTGTTTGCAGCCATCCTGAAGATCCTGCCCGATGCGGAGATCGGCTGGCGTGACGTGGTGGGTGGCGCGGTATTCACGTCCGTCCTGTTCTCCCTCGGAAAATTCGCGCTGGGCTGGTACCTCGGCAGGGAGGCTACCTCCTCGAGCTATGGCTCGGCGGGATCGCTCGTCCTGATCCTGCTGTGGGTCTACTATTCCTCCACCATCCTTTTGCTGGGCGCGGAGTTCACCCAGGTGCATGCCAGCCTTCGTGGGCGGCGCATCCGCCCGTCCTCCGGAGCTGTCCGCAAGGGCAAGTTGCCGCCGGAATGA
- a CDS encoding sialidase family protein, with protein MRPVVSLLLFPSLFGVAAADPAVIASEFIYESGPYPQIHATTIEETAEGLVAAWFGGTKERHPDVGIWVSRQVNGKWTPSVEVANGIQYTLPDGKAVRHPTWNPVLFQPREGPLMLFYKAGPTPQTWWGMLTTSVDHGKTWSTPRRLPEGILGPVKNRPLQLTDGTILCPTSEETPEKPSKWTVHFERTRDHGITWQRTPALHDGLAIQAIQPSLLTRKDGTLLAIGRTRQDRIFTISSADQGVTWSSVRLGNLPNNNSGTDATTLRDGTHLIVYNHVGGLPGKWGGIRTPLNVSVSQDGETWKAALVLEKDLGEYSYPSVIQSKDGLVHITYTWKRQRVKHVVIDPAKLQPKEMMEDGRWPE; from the coding sequence ATGCGCCCTGTCGTTTCCCTGCTGTTGTTTCCATCCCTGTTCGGCGTCGCCGCCGCGGATCCCGCGGTCATCGCTTCGGAGTTCATCTATGAATCCGGGCCGTATCCGCAGATCCACGCGACGACCATCGAGGAAACGGCGGAGGGACTGGTGGCCGCATGGTTCGGCGGGACGAAGGAAAGGCACCCGGACGTCGGCATCTGGGTATCCCGGCAGGTCAATGGAAAGTGGACGCCAAGCGTGGAGGTGGCGAACGGCATCCAGTACACTCTCCCGGACGGAAAGGCGGTTCGCCATCCGACCTGGAATCCGGTGCTGTTCCAGCCGCGCGAAGGTCCGCTGATGCTTTTCTACAAGGCCGGGCCAACCCCGCAGACGTGGTGGGGCATGCTCACCACCTCCGTCGACCACGGAAAAACCTGGTCCACCCCGCGCCGCCTGCCGGAAGGCATCCTCGGCCCGGTGAAGAACCGCCCGCTGCAACTCACCGATGGCACCATCCTCTGCCCTACCAGCGAGGAAACGCCGGAGAAGCCCAGCAAGTGGACGGTCCACTTCGAGCGAACCCGGGACCATGGCATCACCTGGCAGCGCACGCCCGCGCTCCATGACGGTCTCGCCATCCAGGCGATCCAGCCCAGCCTGCTGACGCGAAAGGACGGCACGCTGCTGGCCATCGGCCGCACCCGGCAGGACCGTATCTTCACCATTTCCTCCGCCGACCAAGGCGTCACCTGGAGTTCGGTGAGACTGGGCAACCTGCCGAACAACAACTCCGGCACGGACGCCACCACCCTGCGGGACGGCACCCACCTCATCGTCTACAACCACGTCGGCGGCCTGCCGGGGAAATGGGGTGGCATCCGTACCCCGCTGAATGTCTCCGTCTCACAGGATGGCGAAACATGGAAAGCCGCGCTTGTCCTTGAAAAGGACCTCGGCGAATACAGTTACCCCTCCGTCATCCAGTCGAAGGATGGACTCGTCCATATCACCTACACGTGGAAACGCCAACGGGTGAAGCACGTCGTCATCGATCCGGCGAAACTCCAGCCGAAGGAGATGATGGAAGACGGCAGGTGGCCGGAGTGA
- a CDS encoding AraC family transcriptional regulator gives MKTDTPYDPTVQFMSLLGHLPNVCFFAKDRAGNIISASAAMVRRYGLRSLDELTGRSDRDFFPAHIAKGIVDDDHLVMSTGQPILGRVEVLFDENRILDWYTTNKFPLYAMDGSVVGVMGTTHSLSEKRGTFLANARISKAVERIQTAYAERLSMGALAAMCGLSERQFRRQFQQVFEMSPQEFIHKTRVQAGCKLLKQSDAPISSIATDCGFCDQSSFTQYFRRYLGITPLQFRKGL, from the coding sequence ATGAAAACCGACACTCCCTACGATCCCACCGTGCAGTTCATGAGCCTGCTGGGACACCTGCCGAACGTGTGCTTCTTCGCGAAGGACCGGGCGGGCAACATCATCTCCGCCAGCGCGGCCATGGTCAGGCGCTACGGGCTGCGTTCCCTGGATGAGCTGACCGGAAGGAGCGATCGCGACTTTTTCCCCGCCCACATCGCGAAGGGGATCGTGGATGACGACCACCTGGTCATGTCCACCGGGCAACCGATCCTGGGACGGGTGGAGGTGTTGTTCGATGAGAACCGGATCCTGGACTGGTACACGACGAACAAGTTCCCGCTCTACGCGATGGACGGAAGCGTGGTGGGCGTGATGGGGACGACGCACAGCCTCAGCGAAAAGCGCGGCACATTCCTGGCGAACGCCCGTATCAGCAAGGCGGTGGAACGCATCCAGACGGCATATGCGGAGCGGCTATCCATGGGTGCCCTGGCGGCGATGTGCGGACTGAGCGAGCGGCAGTTCCGGAGGCAGTTCCAGCAGGTCTTCGAAATGAGCCCGCAGGAGTTCATCCACAAGACGCGGGTGCAGGCCGGGTGCAAGCTGCTGAAGCAGAGCGACGCCCCCATTTCCTCCATCGCCACGGACTGCGGATTCTGTGACCAGAGTTCCTTCACGCAGTATTTCAGGAGATATCTGGGCATCACGCCGCTGCAGTTCAGGAAGGGGTTGTAA
- a CDS encoding OsmC family protein, translating into MKRTASAQWNGTLKEGSGTLETQSAILKDTPYSFRSRFADGTETNPEELIAAAHAGCFSMALSLMLEQAGSPPESISTKAELSLDTDKLEITTIVLTLTAKVPGISEEKFQEVAQQAKAGCPVSKVLKAEIKLNATLEA; encoded by the coding sequence ATGAAACGAACCGCATCCGCCCAATGGAATGGCACCCTCAAGGAAGGGTCCGGCACCCTCGAAACCCAGAGCGCGATCCTCAAGGACACGCCGTATTCCTTCCGCTCCCGCTTCGCTGATGGCACGGAGACGAATCCGGAGGAACTCATCGCCGCGGCGCACGCGGGTTGTTTCTCGATGGCGCTGTCCCTCATGCTCGAGCAAGCGGGGTCCCCGCCTGAAAGCATCTCCACCAAGGCGGAGCTGAGCCTCGATACGGACAAGCTGGAGATCACCACCATCGTCCTCACCCTGACCGCAAAGGTCCCCGGCATTTCCGAAGAGAAGTTCCAGGAAGTCGCCCAACAGGCGAAGGCGGGCTGCCCCGTCTCCAAGGTGCTGAAAGCGGAGATCAAGCTGAACGCCACGCTGGAAGCGTGA